The following DNA comes from Photobacterium sp. DA100.
TTGAGCAACTCACAAAAGATATAGGCCTGTCTGAAAACCATGTCAACATCCAAATACACCGAGCCAGGAAGCAATTGGCTGATAAGTTGCAATCAGAGGGAATTTCAGCCCCTCTGTTGATTGAACGAAAACGAGGTAGAGTGAGATTTGCAGCAAATGATTTTAAAGTGTTTAAAGGGCACGAATTGGAAGTAGACTCAATGATGGCGTGACAGCTACCTTCCGCACCGCTAGCTTTGTAAGTTTGTCAACTAACAAAGCTAGCACCCTTAAATAAATATAAGTTTGAACTTATAAATATTGCACAGTCGAATTTCCGTTTGGTTTATGCAGTCATAATCTGAATTAGCTCTGTAATAAGCTGTAATAGAAAATGTTTGAATAATGGTTAATTATAAAAAGGTAAACATCATATAAGTAAATTTGACTGTTAGAGTTGGTTTTTCGTCATTGATATGCTCGTTAATATGGCGTGTAATCAGCGATTTATAATATTTACTTTTCTTTGATAATAAAGACACCTTCTGTTTATTAGAGAATAATATGGATGTGATTTTCTCTCAATTAAGCGTCCCTGAAGAGTTGGATTTATCTAACTCGGAACAGTGGGATTTTACACAAGATAATAATGGCCGATGGCTTACTCATGTAAATAAAGCATGTTTTGAAGGGGAATGGCTGGTACTTCCGTTGAGAGGCTTGGTGAAACATGCTGGCCGTTCACCAATCTTACAGGCTTTTAATTTTGAGGAGTCAGCAGGCCCTGACGATTATGAAAATTATCCCATTTTAGACGGGCTACCCCATATCGCTCGTTTTTTACGGTTATTTCCTTGTGCTGTTTTATCTGCCCGTTTGATGAAGCTGGGTCCGGGCTCGATTATTAAGCCACATTGTGATCATGGCCTAGTCCTGTCTGAGGGCCAAGCCCGTCTTCACTTTTGTCTGCAGACAGATCCTGGTGTGGAGTTCGTTGTAGGAGGGAAGTCGCTAAAGATTGGGGAACGTGAATTATGGTACATCAATGCGGCTGCAGAACATGCCGTTTATCACCGAGGTCATACGCCTCGTATTTACCTGGTTTTCGATTGCATTGTCAATGATTGGCTAATGGCACAACTTCAACCAAAGACGGAGCATGAAGAGAGATGAAAGCGCAACTACAGATGGCGAATCACCCAAAAGCCGAGCTCGATTTTGCGGATCCCGCCGTTGATAACCTGTTGAAGTTTTCCATTCGTCAGCAACTGGAGTCCCTGGCGCAGCAACAGTTATCCCAGGCCGAGCGCAAGCTGAAACTGCAGCAGAGTTTTACCCAAGCGATGACAGCGGTGTTGACTGACAGCGTGACCGTGCATGAGCAGTTAACTGCACTGTTTACCGATATGTACGATCAGGCCATGTTGTCAATGGCGCAGGCGGCTTTGGGTCAGGATCTTCTTACCCGCCAATATGTCAGCGCAACCGGGCTGATTATGTCGCCACTCAATTGCAGCACCAGCATCAAAGATGTTTACCGATTACGTGGGTTCGTTCGTGGGTTAGATAAAGCGATCAGAGCCAAACTCAGCAACAGGAAGCAAGTGCGTTTGCTCTATCCGGCTTGTGGCCCCTTTGCCCCCTTGCTACTGCCGTTGTTGCAGTATTACCAAGACGAAGGTGGAGTTGACAGTAGCCAGTTACAGGTTGTACTTGTCGATATCCAGCCTGGCGCGATTCAGTCTTTGCACCAATTGGTCAAAGACCTGAATGTATCGGACTATGTCGAAGCTATCGTCGAAGCAGACGCCACACAGTATGAGCCGCAGGGGGCGATAGACATTCTGTTGCTTGAGGCGCTGCAACACGGTTTTACCCAAGAGGGACAGTTGAGCATTGCCCGGCACCAGGTACAGTTCTTGAGTCTCGATGGCATTATGGTGCCGCAGTCCATCTCTGTACAGGCCATCATGGTACACGGCGATACAGAATTTAACCAACAGTGGCAGTCTGCGGCCTATACCCATTCATCCCACCTTTCTGCTCGTGATCAGCGAGTTGAACTGGGTGAAATATTCCATATCTCCAAAACGGCATTGTTGGCGATGCAGCCCATTACGCTGGCCAATGATATTGAGGTCGTTCAGGCGGGCACGCTGGTGTTACCTGATGGCGTTACTGATATGCCAGAGCGAATTCTTGCGATTTATGCGCGTATCCATGCGTTTGGCGACGACGTGGTTGATGAGTATGACTCCGGTATTACGCACCCTTTACCGGACATGACGTTTTACGTCGATGCCACGCCTTCGGTTCCCGACAGAAAGTACTTTGTTGCCCGAGGGGGAGAGCGAGTTGGTTTTTACTATCAGTTATCGGGATTACCTCGGTTTATTCCTATCAAAGCCTAAGTTAGCGAAAGGATCAGAGCATGGAACGCTTAAACAAGGTCGTCGTTTTTACTGCCAGTTGCGTCAGCATTCCCGTTATTGAGTTGCTTGCCAGTCAAAACAAGCTGGTGGGCGTGGTGACGTTATCACTAGAAGATCTCGGTGACAGCCGATTAGTCGGGGATCTACAACAATTGAATCAGCAACTGGTACAGGCAAATATTCCCCAGGTTGATCTGAATGATAATCGCTTGCTGGCCCAGTTCGACTACTGGCAAGCCAGCGCGGGGTTAGTCTTCGGATTTTCTCATAAAATCGATGCGCAGGTTTGTGACTACTTCGATGGTGAGATTTTTAATCTCCATGCGTCCGATCTGCCTGCTTACAGGGGTAGCAACCCCATCTATTGGCAATTGCGCGATAACCTTACCCAAACCCAACTGACTGTG
Coding sequences within:
- a CDS encoding aspartyl/asparaginyl beta-hydroxylase domain-containing protein, which encodes MDVIFSQLSVPEELDLSNSEQWDFTQDNNGRWLTHVNKACFEGEWLVLPLRGLVKHAGRSPILQAFNFEESAGPDDYENYPILDGLPHIARFLRLFPCAVLSARLMKLGPGSIIKPHCDHGLVLSEGQARLHFCLQTDPGVEFVVGGKSLKIGERELWYINAAAEHAVYHRGHTPRIYLVFDCIVNDWLMAQLQPKTEHEER